The DNA sequence TTTCCGGGTCGCTGACATTTTTTAGAATGCCGTTAGTGTCGCTGACGGATACGAATTTTTCCGCTTGCAGGGCGGCAGCGACTTTTCCGGCAGCACTGTCGGCATTGACATTGAGCTTTCCGCCGCCACGGTCAATCGCGACGGGCGCTATTACCGGAATCGTTTCATTGGTACAGAGCGTTTTCAACAAAAGGCTGTTGACGGTTTTGACTTCGCCGACAAGGCCGAGGTCTATTTTTCTGCCCTGCGGGTCGGCCATACGCAGCGGTTCGGCGAAAAGAACGCAACTGCTGAGCGAGTGCAGCCCCATCGCATCGCAGCCGAGCTTTTTTATCGTTTCGCAAATGGAAGCGTTTATATCGTGAATAAGCACATGCTCGACAATGGCCATTGTCCGCTCGTCGGTGTATCGTCTGCCGTTGACCCACTGTGGCGCCAGGCCGGACTCGTTCATCGCCTTTGTTATGGCTTTGCCGCCGCCGTGAATCAGAACAGGTCTGATGCCGACAGTAGCCATAAAGACAACATCGGCCAGCAGCTTCTTCTGAAACTCCGGGTCGTCAATAACGCTTCCGCCGAGCTTTACAACGACGATTTTGCCGCGGAAAAGACGGATATACTCCATCGCCTCGACAAGTGCCTTCGCTTTTTCTATAGCTTTTTTTACCATTGCTTCTCCGTAAAGATTCCCAATTAAGGAAACGGACAATTATATAGATTGCAGTCCGAGGGGGTCAAGAAAGATTTGCCTTTTAAAATGAAAAAATAGCCACAAAGGCACTAAGACACTAAAAAAAGAATATATATTAAAATTTCGTGCCTTAGTGTCTTAGTGGCTACAAGAAAGCCAACGATCGGATTCGAACCGATAACCCCCGGTTTACAAAACCGGAGCTCTACCGTTGAGCTACGTTGGCAATAAGACAGAAGAGTCTACAAAACAGCCGGCTTTTTTGCAAGTAAAATCGAAAAAGCCTATAATTCAAAGACCTGGCCGGGAACGGGAATATGGGCGTTTTTCATGCCTGCTTCGAGCAGCCTCTGGGAGAAAAAGTCCAGCGCGTTCTGCTCGCCATGGACACAGAAAACATGCTCAACGTGCGATGCACCGCATTTGCCGAAATAGTCGAGCATCTCGAACTCGTCGGCGTGAGCACTTAAGGCGGCAATTTCCTCAACTTCCGCTGTCAGCGGCAAAGCTGTACCGAAAATTTTGACTTCCTCCTGCTTTTCGGCGATTCTGCGGCCAAGGGTATTTTCGGCCATATAACCGACAATCAATACAATGTTTTTGGGGTCTGATATATTGTTCTTGAGATGATGAAGTATCCTGCCTGCTTCGCACATTCCTGAAGCGGAAATAATAATCATCGGGCCGGGCTTGTCATTCAAAAATTTTGATTCCTCGACACT is a window from the Phycisphaerae bacterium genome containing:
- the argB gene encoding acetylglutamate kinase, which produces MVKKAIEKAKALVEAMEYIRLFRGKIVVVKLGGSVIDDPEFQKKLLADVVFMATVGIRPVLIHGGGKAITKAMNESGLAPQWVNGRRYTDERTMAIVEHVLIHDINASICETIKKLGCDAMGLHSLSSCVLFAEPLRMADPQGRKIDLGLVGEVKTVNSLLLKTLCTNETIPVIAPVAIDRGGGKLNVNADSAAGKVAAALQAEKFVSVSDTNGILKNVSDPESNVSSATEAEIKQMIQSGVINEGMLPKVEACLIALDGGVKKAHIIDGRILHSLLLEIYTEEGVGTQIVK